A section of the Citrus sinensis cultivar Valencia sweet orange chromosome 8, DVS_A1.0, whole genome shotgun sequence genome encodes:
- the LOC102623876 gene encoding receptor protein-tyrosine kinase CEPR1, which yields MALKSIFFLLVLLTGLSNPSQAISVNHESQFFKLMKTSLSGDKLSDWDIDGGKPYCNFSGISCNDQGHVSMIDISGWLLAGQFPSGVCAYLPELQVLRLARNHVDGSNLLDSIVNCSLLEELNMSFMYLTGTLPDFSPMQNLRRLDLSNNLFTGQFPLSVFNLTNLEVLSFNENPGFKLWKLPESSIFRLTKLRIMVLATCALHGQIPASIGNVTSLTDLELTGNFITGHIPPEIGLLKNLRQLELYYNQQLAGTIPEELGNLTELTDLDMSVNHLSGKIPESILRLPKLRVLQLYNNSLSGEISSVIANSTTLTMLSLYDNSLTGEVPQDLGQWSPLVVLDLSENKLSGPLPAKVCSRGKLQYFLVLQNMFSGVLPDSLARCKNLLRFRVSNNHLEGSIPEGILSLPHVSIIDLSYNSFSGPIANTVGNARNLSELFMQRNQISGFIPSEIYRAISLVKIDLSDNLLSGPIPSGIGNLKKLNLLMLQSNKLNSSIPNSLSSLKSLNVLDLSNNLLTGYIPESLCELLPNSINFSNNRLSGPIPLSLIKEGLVESFSGNPGLCVSVSVNSSDKNFPLCPHTKTRRRLSSIWAVVTSAVIIFIGLLLFLKRRFSKQRAITEPDETLSSSFFPYDVKSFHRISFDQREILEAMTEKNKVGQGGSGTVYKIDLNSGEVVAVKKLWSQRTKVSASDTDQLQLDKGLKTEVETLGNIRHKNIVKLYCYFSSLYCNLLVYEYMPNGNLWDALHKGLVHLDWPTRHKIAFGVAQGLAYLHHGLLSPIIHRDIKSTNILLDVNYQPKVADFGIAKVLQARGGKDSTTTVIAGTYGYLAPEYAYSSKATTKCDVYSFGVVLMELITGRKPVEDDFGDNKNIIYWVSTKVDTKEGIMEVLDKKLSGSFRDEMIEVLRIAIRCTSKSPATRPTMNEVVQLLAEADPCRFESCKFPNKSNKESSNATKIKNPSEL from the exons atgGCTCTAAAATCCATTTTCTTCCTTCTTGTGTTACTTACTGGTCTGTCCAATCCTTCTCAAGCCATCAGTGTTAACCATGAGTCTCAGTTTTTCAAGCTTATGAAGACCTCTCTATCAGGAGATAAGTTGTCTGATTGGGATATTGATGGAGGCAAACCTTACTGCAATTTTTCAGGAATTAGCTGCAATGATCAAGGGCATGTCAGCATGATTGACATCTCAGGTTGGTTACTGGCTGGCCAATTTCCATCTGGTGTATGCGCTTACCTGCCTGAGTTACAAGTCCTTCGTCTTGCCCGGAACCATGTCGACGGCAGCAACTTACTTGACAGTATAGTCAATTGCTCTCTCCTGGAAGAGCTCAACATGAGTTTTATGTACCTCACGGGAACACTTCCGGATTTTTCTCCTATGCAAAATCTGCGGAGACTTGACCTGTCAAACAACCTCTTCACAGGCCAGTTCCCCTTGTCGGTGTTCAATCTTACTAATCTTGAGGTGCTCAGTTTCAATGAAAATCCAGGTTTCAAGTTATGGAAACTGCCAGAGAGTAGTATTTTTAGGCTGACAAAGCTTCGGATTATGGTCTTAGCAACATGCGCGTTGCACGGTCAGATTCCAGCGTCAATAGGAAACGTGACTTCACTCACAGATCTTGAATTGACTGGGAATTTCATCACGGGTCATATTCCTCCGGAGATTGGATTGCTGAAGAACTTGCGACAGCTTGAATTGTACTACAATCAACAGCTTGCTGGCACTATACCTGAGGAGCTTGGAAACTTAACAGAGCTCACAGATTTAGACATGTCGGTTAATCACTTGAGTGGAAAAATTCCGGAATCCATTCTCAGGCTTCCCAAGCTTCGAGTCTTGCAGCTTTACAACAACAGCCTTTCAGGAGAAATCTCAAGTGTCATTGCAAATTCAACAACCTTGACCATGTTATCACTTTATGACAATTCTCTAACAGGGGAAGTTCCTCAGGATTTGGGACAGTGGTCACCATTGGTTGTTCTTGACCTATCAGAGAACAAACTATCAGGTCCACTTCCAGCAAAGGTCTGCAGTAGAGGTAAACTACAATACTTTCTTGTTCTGCAAAATATGTTTTCAGGAGTGTTGCCTGATAGTTTAGCTAGATGCAAAAATCTTTTGCGGTTTCGAGTAAGTAATAACCATTTGGAGGGGTCAATACCAGAAGGTATTCTGAGTCTTCCCCATGTGTCAATTATTGACTTGAGTTACAACAGTTTCAGTGGTCCAATTGCTAATACAGTTGGAAATGCTAGAAACTTGTCAGAATTGTTCATGCAGAGAAACCAGATTTCAGGGTTTATACCGTCTGAAATTTATCGAGCTATCAGTCTGGTGAAAATTGATCTTAGTGATAATCTCTTGTCCGGTCCAATACCTTCCGGAATTGGAAACCTGAAGAAGCTAAATCTACTCATGTTGCAAAGCAACAAGCTCAATTCTTCCATTCCAAACTCATTGTCTTCGTTAAAATCTCTTAATGTCCTTGATCTCTCCAACAACCTCCTGACTGGATATATCCCAGAGAGCCTCTGTGAATTGTTACCCAACTCCATCAACTTTTCAAACAATCGGCTTTCTGGTCCAATTCCTCTGTCATTGATTAAAGAGGGGTTAGTAGAAAGCTTCTCAGGCAACCCAGGTCTATGTGTTTCAGTGTCTGTTAATTCGTCAGATAAAAACTTCCCTTTGTGCCCTCATACAAAAACCCGAAGAAGGCTAAGTTCTATATGGGCAGTAGTAACTTCAGCAGTTATCATTTTCATAGGCCTTCTCCTCTTCTTAAAACGCCGATTCAGTAAACAGAGAGCGATCACGGAACCCGATGAGACCTTGTCTTCATCATTCTTTCCTTATGATGTTAAGAGCTTCCATAGGATCAGCTTTGATCAAAGAGAGATCCTTGAGGCCATGACTGAAAAGAACAAAGTGGGACAAGGTGGGTCTGGGACAGTGTATAAAATCGACTTGAACAGTGGAGAGGTGGTTGCAGTGAAGAAGTTGTGGAGCCAAAGAACAAAAGTCTCTGCATCAGATACGGATCAGTTGCAATTGGACAAGGGGCTGAAAACTGAAGTTGAGACTCTGGGAAATATCAGGCACAAAAACATAGTCAAATTATACTGCTACTTCTCCAGTTTGTATTGCAATCTCTTGGTTTATGAGTACATGCCAAATGGAAATCTCTGGGATGCCCTCCATAAAGGATTGGTTCATCTGGATTGGCCAACTCGCCACAAGATTGCATTTGGAGTTGCTCAGGGTTTGGCTTACCTCCATCATGGTCTTTTGTCACCTATCATTCACAGAGATATCAAGTCAACCAACATCCTCCTTGATGTCAATTACCAGCCCAAGGTTGCAGACTTTGGCATTGCCAAAGTTTTGCAAGCTAGAGGAGGCAAAGATTCCACTACTACAGTTATTGCAGGCACCTATGGTTACTTGGCTCCtg AATACGCTTATTCGTCAAAAGCAACAACCAAGTGTGATGTCTACAGTTTTGGAGTAGTGTTAATGGAGCTAATAACTGGGAGGAAACCAGTAGAGGATGATTTTGGAGACAATAAGAATATCATCTACTGGGTTTCAACAAAAGTGGACACCAAGGAAGGAATTATGGAGGTCTTGGACAAAAAATTATCAGGATCATTCCGGGATGAGATGATTGAGGTTCTACGGATTGCAATCCGCTGTACAAGCAAGTCACCTGCCACACGCCCAACCATGAATGAGGTTGTTCAGCTGCTGGCTGAGGCTGACCCTTGTAGATTCGAATCTTGCAAGTTTCCAAATAAGTCCAATAAAGAATCATCCAATGCCACCAAGATTAAGAATCCCTCAGAATTATGA